One window of the Benincasa hispida cultivar B227 chromosome 3, ASM972705v1, whole genome shotgun sequence genome contains the following:
- the LOC120074112 gene encoding transcription initiation factor TFIID subunit 12 has product MDSSSQSPSEPPAASSPHIPPASTVPSATTSVVVPPQSSPNANPNINPSSFQNQNPNSKASTPLPNQPSQQQQSLPPSQQISRPSASLSGTWQPPSHFSHFSSPSPSASSSVPTPRPVSASSPAQRGGVAIGVPAHQPSPSPQPAPFSASYGQHFGGLGRGGVSISDGPSNVNPSQVRPPMQGMQGLGMLGSSGSSPQMLQRPVQSSLRPPSTPNSASQSFQGHGLLRVPSTSSPSSSLPNTSQGMQPSNQPWLPSSSQGKPPLPTPSYRPQVNSPAMQQRSHIPQQQNHPLTPAPQQQQISSAPQQQPAHSHQPQEHFAQQFQSSRSPQGLPHQQQAARAQGPANQKPSPLAPSQTNNTQTMTQSRAITAETEEPCSRILSKRSIGKLVNQIDPSERLDPEVEDILVDLAEEFVESITTFGCSLAKHRKSTTLEAKDILLHLEKNWNLTLPGFGSDEIKIFRKPLTNDTHRERLAAVKKSIVASEMANTRNSAGQAAGNTKSSLTKTPAV; this is encoded by the exons ATGGATTCTTCATCACAGTCGCCGTCCGAACCTCCGGCTGCTTCTTCTCCTCATATACCTCCGGCTTCAACAGTCCCCTCCGCCACAACTTCCGTCGTAGTTCCACCGCAATCGTCCCCAAATGCGAACCCTAATATCAACCCGAGTTCATTTCAAAATCAGAACCCCAATTCCAAGGCCTCAACTCCTCTACCCAACCAGCCTTCACAACAACAACAATCTCTTCCCCCTTCACAGCAAATCTCTAGGCCTTCCGCCTCATTGTCTGGAACTTGGCAACCGCCCTCGcatttctctcatttttcttctccttcgcCTTCTGCTTCATCTAGCGTTCCTACACCTCGCCCTGTTTCTGCTTCTTCTCCAGCCCAAAGGGGCGGTGTCGCCATTGGGGTTCCAGCTCACCAGCCGAGTCCCTCTCCTCAGCCTGCCCCGTTTTCTGCATCTTATGGCCAGCATTTTGGTGGGTTGGGCCGAGGTGGCGTCAGCATATCGGACGGGCCTTCTAATGTTAACCCTTCCCAG GTGAGACCTCCTATGCAAGGAATGCAGGGATTGGGAATGTTGGGATCAAGTGGTTCTAGTCCTCAAATGTTGCAGAGACCTGTGCAATCTTCTCTCAGGCCACCATCTACCCCAAACTCAGCTTCCCAA AGTTTCCAAGGCCATGGTCTCTTGAGGGTACCATCAACTAGTTCTCCAAGTTCTTCATTGCCAAATACGTCACAAGGTATGCAACCCTCCAACCAGCCATGGTTGCCATCTAGCTCACAAGGAAAACCACCACTTCCAACACCTTCATATAGACCGCAGGTAAACTCACCTGCTATGCAGCAAAGGTCACATATCCCTCAACAACAGAACCATCCCTTAACTCCAGCTCCTCAGCAGCAGCAAATTTCATCAGCTCCTCAGCAACAACCTGCTCATTCACATCAGCCGCAGGAGCATTTTGCACAACAATTTCAATCGTCAAGGAGTCCACAAGGGTTACCACATCAACAGCAGGCCGCAAGAGCTCAGGGACCAGCAAACCAGAAGCCTTCTCCTCTTGCACCTTCACAAACTAATAATACACAGACAATGACCCAGAGCAGAGCTATAACTGCAGAGACGGAAGAACCCTGTAGTAGAATTCTCAGCAAAAGAAGTATTGGCAAATTGGTTAACCAA ATTGATCCATCTGAGAGATTGGATCCTGAAGTGGAAGATATACTCGTTGATCTAGCAGAAGAGTTTGTTGAGTCA ATTACAACGTTTGGTTGCTCATTAGCAAAGCATCGCAAATCAACTACATTGGAAGCAAAAGACATCCTTCTACATCTTG AAAAAAACTGGAATCTAACCCTTCCGGGATTTGGTAGTGACGAGATTAAGATATTCAGAAAACCG CTTACAAATGATACTCACAGAGAACGTCTTGCAGCA GTAAAAAAATCTATCGTAGCAAGTGAGATGGCTAATACGAGGAATTCTGCTGGACAGGCTGCAGGAAATACAAAAAGCAGTCTAACAAAAACACCTGCAGTCTAG